ATGTTACAATCACCAACCATAATATCAATGTCCAgcataataatagaaaataaacaaacatgaaaatcaggAGGGTCAGTgaatcaaaacacaacaaactggATTTGACGGCACAAACGTCGTTATCTGCAGTTCAAACGATGAGAAAACTCGCTGTTCTCACTCACTGTTTGATTTGGGAATCGACTCTCAAAACCCCAGAGAGCGCTAATGAAAGAACATTCTGGCAGGCACAGTTCAATAAGGGGGACATATTCCATACTCCTACGCCAAGTCTGTGTCAGAAACTCAAATTCTCTGGCGCTCTGGTGCCTCAACTGGTGGAGTGTGTGCCTTAATGTCATGAGGCCAATCTCAGAATGAACTCTATGAACCTCTGCCATGGTTGTGCGCTACATGATTGTGGCTGTTTCTATGATGCCGGACTGCCCCGAATGTacattaactgaaataaaaaagttttgccagggaacacaaaacacatttcatgtgaAGGCCAAAGTAGTCttcaaaaaagaaatctttcCGTGACCCTTATGCGGCTCAGTTTATGTCACCTGACCAATCTAACATGCTGTAATATCAGGCCCAGAATCAGATAACTAGACCACAGCACTCAACACTCAGCCCTCCTCAGCGTTGTTAGATTGTAGGTTTTCTTTCTAGagttgtgaaatatgaaaaatttgTGAACGTTCATTCTATAGTTTTTAATGGAGTTCTGTTGGCTGAGCCTAAAAGACTGATATAAAATCTCAGTAGACTGAGCTGTTTttgatttcttgtgttttccagTTAGGTTTTCAGACACGGATACTCTGTGTGCTCTGATTTCTGCAGGTTTATATTTGATGAAAAATTGTTTCAAGCTGCTCAGTTATTTTGGTGAAATCATATATGTAGTTTTGGCCAGTTTGATCTGAtctgttgtctttgttctcTCTGGGCAATGTTCCAACGTTGGCTAAACCGGTACCGGCTCTGCATCAGGCACTGCTCCATTTCCATCACACAGTAGCAATTTTTCACTCAGTTCCCCTGTCCTCTCTAGAGAGGGCTGTGCAGCTGTAGTAACTCTGACcaatgagcaaaaacaaatggtTTACCACTCAGACTCTGCCCCTCTTACTCCCATGAACAATCTACACCTCCTCCTAATTTGCAATTCTGCCTTCTTTGCAGTTTATTGTGGGATTGGCTAAAAAGCAATGTATGCTTTGTAACTTTAGGTCCTCCACATGAAGTGactttgaaaacaaatgtagtTTTGCTACTCATTACACAAGACCATCCACCTCAGGGACAGTTAGAGgcattaaatacacacacaaaaacaccttAAAGCTTTCCAAGAAATACACAAAGATAGCACGAATTAATCCAAGATTAACCAATCTAACATTAACTActaaatgctgaaaatgttgaaaatatccTGCACATCTACATATGGTGAATAACCAAACTgtgtattatttacattatcTATTAACATTAGAACAAACCATAGAAGTCAAATACCTTCACTGTGTGATAAAGTttcaatgtttttaatgttacaaactttttaaaagcatGTCTGATTTTTGACAACTTGAGACCATAAATCATTGGATTTACAAGAGGTTGGATGACCAGGTCATACATTGACAAAACAGCACGCAGCTCAAGTGGAATAAAAGTTATGTCAAATCTTTGAGTGATTATGTTATAAAAAACGGCAAAGACAAAGCTGAAGAGTGAAACTAAATGTGGAGTGCAGGTATCAAAAGCTTTCATCTTGGTCTCCTCTGAagcttttaaacacacagccaaaataTTAACgtaagagaagaaaatgaagctgAGAGGAGCAGCAACAGTGAAAATAAGGCCAAAAACTATATCATTAACATACGACACAGTTCTATCTGGTGAACAAGACAGTTCAAGTACTGCATGGTTCTGACATAAAACATCATTGATAATCCTCCCACAAAACTTCAAATGAAAAGTGAACGACAGTAAAACTCCAAATTCTACAAAAGAAACTATCCAAATAACAAGAATGACcttttgtacttttctttttgttattatgACATTGTAATGTAAAGGtttacaaatacatacatatctGTCATAAGCCATTATTGTCAAAGTGCCAAATTCAACAGCTACATATGTTTGAATATTAAATATCTGAATGAAGCAGTAAAATGTGGAAATTTCATGAGTCTCTGATAAAAAATTTACCATAAAGCAGGGCAATGCAGACGTGCTGCCGTATATttcattcacaaacaaacaacacaggaaGAGATACATGGGCTCATGCAGATTTCTGTCAACATATATAATGACAATAAGAACAGTGTTGGAAAATATAACTAATATGTATAATAGCATTGCCAGGAAAAAATACAGGTACTTAATGTTTCCTAAGTTACCGTACTGAGCCAAGACAAATGACACAATCTGTGTGGAGTTCTCCATGATCCCAGTAGCAGATAAAAACATATGACTGCAAATTTAGAAAGAAATGCAGTGTTTCAACCCATGTGCTTCACAAGaatagagaagagaaaaaatgcAGTTATAGCACATTGACACAATAAAGTCTGCTCTTGTACTATTAGACATTTTTAGTAGAGGTTCTTCTATATGAAAACATTGTATAAGAGCCTGTTTAAAAGCATGAGCAATATAAGACCTTGAATAGTTGTGATGAATGTGTCTGACAGCCAGCAGTGAGGTAAGACTCTACATGTGTTCCTCCCTTCCCAACTGAGacaaacagaagctgctgctgagctttatacttatttttcagcatgtaaacacatgaCTAGCACACCAAGGAGTTAATTAAGATGAGGCTGATTTTTGCATTGACTAGCACAGTGTTTAGATGTAGAAAGTACACATTCTGTgtgtagaatagaatagaatagaatggaGTTTATTGCCATTTGTACGAGTAAGAACAGGTACATAGGAACCCTTTGAGTCAGCTTTGtaacaaaatacagaataacaataagggaagcaaaaaaaaagaaacaatatacaaatatacatgtgaaaatgtgaataaaatataattgattgattggtcCTGTTACAGGTGGGTGGTGGTACTCCCAGGTCTGCCAGCTTAGCAGTCAGCTTCATCGGCCTGATCGTGTTAACGGCGGAGCTGTAATCCAGGAACAGTAGCTGTCCATATGTCTTGTCAGTGTCCAAGTGTTGCAGGATGGAGTGAAGTGGCAGAGCCACCACAATCTCCACTGATCTGTTGGAGCTGTAGGCAAACTGAAGATGGTCCACTGTGTCTGGAACCATAGAGTTTATGTGATGTAAAACCAGCTTCTCCAGACACGTCATGGCAGCCGGTGTGAGTGCAACAAGTCTGAGGTTGTTCATTGtggttatgtttgttttttgtgggaCCGGCACTATAACAGAGGACTTAAAGGTACATGGGACTGTTTCCTGTGAGAGAGAGGTGTTAAAGATGTCTGTGTACATCTCTGCCAGCTGTTCTGCACAGGCCTTTAGGACTCTCGGTGCCACACGGTCCAGTCCC
This region of Pempheris klunzingeri isolate RE-2024b chromosome 10, fPemKlu1.hap1, whole genome shotgun sequence genomic DNA includes:
- the LOC139208708 gene encoding olfactory receptor 13C4-like; this translates as MENSTQIVSFVLAQYGNLGNIKYLYFFLAMLLYILVIFSNTVLIVIIYVDRNLHEPMYLFLCCLFVNEIYGSTSALPCFMVNFLSETHEISTFYCFIQIFNIQTYVAVEFGTLTIMAYDRYVCICKPLHYNVIITKRKVQKVILVIWIVSFVEFGVLLSFTFHLKFCGRIINDVLCQNHAVLELSCSPDRTVSYVNDIVFGLIFTVAAPLSFIFFSYVNILAVCLKASEETKMKAFDTCTPHLVSLFSFVFAVFYNIITQRFDITFIPLELRAVLSMYDLVIQPLVNPMIYGLKLSKIRHAFKKFCIYLKKRRTLRLEAGWVQSPHTCHGHDLPLVAVDRQIVLAPFSKSRMACDEIVGKLCSDLASPHFR